In Flavobacterium praedii, the DNA window TGGTGTCGGTAGTGTCATGAGCAATGATTCCTTCAATTTGTATGTGTTTGGCAAATTTTCCTCCAGAGAAATCCTCTAATTTGATTTTAAAATTTTCTAAATAACGTTTTTCCAAAAGTGAGAACATCTTTTTGTTTAAACTCAACATGTTGATGTAATTTTGGATAAGTGTTTTTAAATCCGAAGGTGCGCCGAGAATAACCATTTTTTGAATACTGGTTTCTGGATGTAAATATTGATGATAGACACAAGCAGCTCCACCAATGGAATGACCAATGATAATGCTGGGTTTGTATTTTTCGACAGCTTTGTTGATGAATTCGGTATACCGAGGAACGTTGAATTCCTTGCCACTACTTTGTCCGTGTGCTGGAGCATCTATGGCTATGATGGTACTTCCTGATTTTTGAAGATGAGGCAGGGTTTTCTCCCAACGAGCCGAATTGCTTTCCCAGCCGTGAACCAAAAGGATTTTGGTGTCGTTTCCTTTCCAAGTATAGGTTTGAAAACGGTCTTCGTTATGATGAAATGTTTCTTTGATTGTATTTTGCAGAATCTCTGGAAGTTTGTCTTCTGAAAGTTGCCCAATTCTAGGGTTTGTAAAAAGGGTATAGGATAAATGTAAAGCCTTTTTTGGATATACAAAACTGAGCAGATTGATGTATTGACCAACGGATTTGACGAGAAGAAATCGGAAGCTTTTTTTTAGATTCAAAATTTGGGATATAAAAAAAGCCTCGAAATTCGAGGCTTAGTTATTTTTAGAATTTAGAAAACAGTTGTTCCATTTTCTCTCTTTCTTCTTCAGCCAGTACACTGTCTACTAGAATTCTTCCAGAGTGCTCATCAATTAAGATTTTCTTTCTAGATGCGATTTCTACTTGTGTTTGTGGTGGAATAGTGAAGAATGATCCTGCAGATGCACCTCTTTCGATAGAAACAACTGCTAGTCCATTACGAACACTGCTTCTGATTCTTTTGTAAGCTACCAATAAACGTTCTTCAATTAATGCTTGAAATTCAGCAGATTTCTCAGTTAAGAAGATTTCTTCTTTTTGAGTTTCAGCCATGATAGCATCAAGTTCTGATTTTTTGTGTTTCAAGTGAGATGATTTAGACTCTAATCTCTCTTTTGAAGTAGCAATTACTTCTTTTTTATGCTCGATAGTAGCTTTCATTTCTTTGATTTGCTTTTCAGCCAGTTGAATTTCTAATTCTTGAAATTCGACTTCTTTGGTCAAAGAGTTGAATTCGCGGTTGTTGCGAACGCTTTCTTGTTGTTTTGTGTATTTTTTGACTGCTTCTTTGTGCTCGTCAATAGCATTCTTTTTCTCTTTGATGAGATTTTCGATTACTTCGAGGTCGCTTTTCAATTTCTCTGAACGAGTGCTTAAACCAGCAACTTCATCTTCTAAATCTTCAACCTCTAAAGGAAGTTCTCCTCTAACGTTTCTGATTTCGTCAATTCTAGAGTCAATTAGCTGTAAATCGTAAATTGCTCTTAACTTGTCCTCAACACTTAATTCTTTCGTATTCGCCATATTCTATAAGTACTTAACTGGATTTGTATTTTCTTCCGATAAAATGATTGCAAAATTAGGGATTTTTTTTCTAAGATAATCAACAATATACTCTTTTGTATAGCGTTCGCTTTCAAAATGACCAATATCGGCCAATAAAAGTTGATTTTCGGCTTCATAATACTGATGATATTTCAAATCAGCAGTCAAAAAAGCATCGGCACCTGCTTGAATTGCATTTTTTATGGCAAAACTACCAGATCCTCCCAATACGGCTACTTTTTTTATTTTTTTTCCTATAAAAGCTGAATGGCGAATACCGTTGGCTTTCATTTTGTCTTTGGCATAAATAAGAAAATCTTTTTCAGTCATTGGCTCTTCAAGTTCTCCAATCATTCCTAAACCAATATGATTAAAAGTGTTTTTCATATTGTATATTTCGGTAGCTACTTCTTCATAAATGTGATTTTCTCTTAAGGCTTTTATGATTTTAGCTTCCAAGTGTTTGGCGTAAACCACTTCTATTTTGGTTTCAGTCCCTCTAGACATAACCCCTCTTTCACCAATGGTGGGTTCGCTTTTTTCATTTCCTTGGTAGGTAAAAATTCCTTCAGAATTGAAACTGCATTTATCATAATTACCAATACTACCTGCACCAGCTTCAAACAAAGCATTACGAACTTTCTCGGAATTGTCTCTAATGGTATAGGTTACTAATTTTCGGATATGATTTTGTTTAGGAATTAAAACTTGGGTATTTATCAGTCCTAGAGTATCACAGAATATTTTATTTACTCCTTCCGGGTGATTGTCCAATGCAGTATGAACGGCATAAATAGCAATGTCGTTTTTTATGGCTTTGAGCAAGGCGCGTTCTACATAATTTTTCCCTGTAATTTTCTTTAATCCATTAAAGACTATTGGATGGAACGAAACTACTAAATTGCATTTTTTTGCAATGGCTTCATCGATTACATTTTCAAGGGCATCGTGACAAACCAAAACTCCAGTTGCTTTGGCCTCTTCATCTCCTATTATTAAACCTACATTATCAAAATCTTCGGCATAAGCCAATGGAGCCATTTCTTCAAGTGTAGACAGAATTTCTTTTATTGTACTCATTATTTTAATCTTTTTGGGGTATTTATTTATCACTACTCAAATTTATAGCCCAAATTTATGGACGAATTTAGAATACGTGTGTTTTTAAAAATTTCCGTTCAAAGATAAAATATTATATTTTCGAAAAATGAGTTTCGATCGAAAAATATTGTTTCTAGATGTTGTTTTTTAATGATTTTCGACTTGTGTTCGAGAGGTTCAATTTTTTTGTTCATTAAATTGAAAAGCATCTCAAATTGAAACAGCTTTTTCCATATTGATTTTTCTATTTTTAAAAACGTATTTTGTGTTAAAAATAAGTTTAGAATCTATTTATTGGATTGTGCTGCTGCTAACTATTACGAAAGTTTTGCTTTTAATTCGTTGTATTCGGTAGTCATTTCCAATGCATTGTACACACTAAGAAGGCTTTGTGAAGTTTCAATATCATTAGGGTCTATTTCAATTACTTTTTTGAGATATGGAATGGTGCTTTTATAGATTTCTTCTTTTTTTGATTTTAACAAATCGTATTTTTTCATTTCTACAGGAGAGGTTCCTAATTTATCCATGTCCTCATTTATTGGTTTTACACTTTCCAGTTTCAGAATAGATAAATTTACATAAGATTTTGTGTCTTTTGGGGCAATAGCAATGGCTTTTAAATAGAAATTTTCGGCCTCAATTGTGTTATTTGCTTTGGTGCTTAGGATTCCAAGATTAAATAATAAATCGAGATCATTTGGGTTGTTTTTTGATATGGTTCCAACTAATTTTTTATAGGTAACATAGTCTTTTGATTCAAGGCAAAGTTCGGCTTCGGCTAAAGCCAAAGAGTTGTCTTCAGGATTTTTATTTCGTGCATCTAAAATCGCATTTTTGGCTTTCAATTTGTCTCCATTTTGAAAATAGATTAAAGCTATATTTTTATAAATTTCACCTCTTTTGGATACTCCTATTACGTTTCTTGGTTTTTCATGAGTTCCTGAACTAACAGAATTGTCTCTGTCATACATTTTTAGAAACCGTTCTTCAATATTTGTTGCTTTGTTTACGGCATAGTAATAATTCCCTATTCCGGAAAAATTAAGCGATTTGAGCGTTTCATAATGTTTGAGAGCAGATATAAAATCTTTTCCATTTACAAAGGCGCATGCAGTATTGTATAAATTAATTGTATCTTTTTGGTCTAGTAGATAAGCTTCATAGAACATAGTAGCACTTTCGATATGCTTTTTTTGTCGGGAATTAGAAACTGCATTTTTTATTAATTTCTCTTTTAAACTCTTGAAAGTACTTTTTGCTTGACCATAAAAATTGGTTTTCCCCGACTCTGATTCCACTTTATTTATTTCTTGGAATGACTGCGCTGCTAAAGTTAAATTTTTGCCTTCATCAACATTTTTATTTGCCAATCCTAACAAAGCATTTCCTTGAACGTAATAGAAAAGTGCTTTTTCTTCATCTTTTGAATTGTAAACTTGATATTCAATGCTCTTGAGTATGATTAGTGCATCCTGGGGATTTCCGCTATTAACTTCTTTTTCGGCTGATTTTATTTGACTTTTTTGGGCTTGAATAGTTCCTGCAAACAATAATAGCATACCAATAATAGTGTAGTTTTTTTTCATAATAAGAAGATTGTTGGTTAAACTGATTTGAGGTTTTTTATTGCATTTTGTAGTTTTAAATTATATTTACCTTATTGTTCTATTTGATTTAAATAATATTGTTTTTTAACAAAAATAAGGTTAAAAATCAATGAATTGAATGCTTTTGTTGAAAAAATGATCGTTGATAAATCGATTTATTAATATGATAAAATGAGGTATGTTTATTTGTTTAAATCCTAATTGAAGGTATCTTTTTTTGCTAAAAAGATATAGCGTAAAAAGGATTCGGTTTGATATTTTTAAAAAATGGAATAGCTTTTTTTAAAATCTAATTTCTTGTGTTTTTTGGCTTTGTGAAATCTTTGGTTTGTAATTACTTTTTAGTATTAGCTTAAAATGTTTTACTTTCGTAAAATGAATTTACTACGAAAAGTACTGTTCCCTTTTGCTGTTTTATATGGCTTAATTACGAGTATTCGAAATTTTCTTTTTGATGTTGGGATTCTAAAATCTTATTCCTTCGATTTACCTGTTATTGCCGTGGGGAATCTTAGTGTGGGTGGTACGGGAAAGACACCTCAAATCGAATATTTGATTCGGTTGATTACTGAAAAATATAAAGTAGCTACTTTGAGTCGAGGTTATAAAAGAAAATCAGAAGGTTTTGTACTGGCAAATTCATCTTCGGATGCTTTGCAATTAGGTGATGAACCTTTTCAATATCATCAAAAATTTGCGACTATTCAAGTGGCTGTAGATGCCAATAGAAAGAATGGAATCGAACAATTATTAACTCAATCAAATCCTCCCGAAGTTATTTTATTGGATGATGCTTTTCAACATCGAAAAGTAAAAGCTGGTTTCTATATTCTATTGACTTCATACGGTGATTTGTATTGTGATGATTATATGTTGCCTACCGGTAATTTAAGAGAGAGTCGAATTGGGGTGCAAAGAGCAGATATTGTTATTGTTACAAAATGTCCATCAAATCTTTCCTTGAGTGAGCAAAATAAAATTAAAAAACAGCTTAATCTTTCTTCTAATCAAAGTTTGTTCTTTACCTTTATTGAGTATGAAGATGTTGTTTTTTCTGGGGATAAAGAACTAAAAGTAGCTGATATTATAGGTCTTGAAAAAATACTTTTAGCAGGAATAGCAAAGCCTCAATCCTTTTTTAGGCATTTGAAACAAGAAAATGATGTATGTTTAACATATTCAGATCATCACCATTTTAGCGAAAGCGAATTACAAGAAATTAAAATAAAAGCAAACCATAAAATTATAGTAACAACCGAAAAGGATTATGTGCGTTTACAAGGAAGTATTTTGAGCGAACAGCTTTATTATTTACCTATAAAAAGTTCATTTCTTTCGGAGGGAGATAATTTTGATAAAATCATTTTAAATTATGTGGGACAAAGTACAAGAAACCGTTAGTTTTATTTCTAAAAAAATAAATTTCACTCCAGAATATGGTGTGATTTTAGGTTCTGGATTAGGCGGATTTACAAAAGATATTGCAATTGAATTTACCTTACCGTATGAAGAAATTCCAAATTTTCCGGTTTCGACAGTTCAAGGACACAAAGGAGCATTGGTTTTTGGTACTATTGGTAACAAGAAAGTAGTAGCAATGCAAGGTCGTTTTCATTTTTACGAAGGGTATTCTATGAAAGAAGTGACTTTTCCGGTGCGGGTGATGAAATATTTAGGAGTCAAAAAATTAATAGTCTCTAATGCTTCGGGCGGAGTAAATCCAAATTATAAAGTTGGTTCGATTGTAATTATCAATGACCATATTAATTTTATGCCAGAGCATCCATTAAGAGGTAAAAATGACGAACGTTTTGGACCAAGATTTGTAAATATGAGCCAGCCCTACTCAATTGAAATGATTGAAAAGGTTAAAAATATTGCTTTAGAATTAAATATAGAAGTACATGATGGGGTGTATTTAGGGCTTCAGGGGCCTACTTTTGAAACCTTATCAGAATACAGAATGGTGAAGATTTTAGGGGCAGATTGTGTAGGGATGTCTACTGTTCCTGAAGTGATTGTAGCACGTCACATGGAATTAGAAACGTTTGGAGTTTCAATTATTACCGACATGGGAGATGCGGAAAGTATTCTTACTATTTCACATGATGAAGTCTTGGAAGCTGCCAAAGGAGCAGAACCTCATTTGCGAAGCCTTATCAAAGAATTAATTAAGAGAGATTAGTTGTGTTGCTAAAGTTTTGTGCAAGTATTGTATAAAAATTTTCAGGAACAAATGGTTTGGTAATTACATCGGTCATCCCAAAGGAGAGAAGCATCTCTCGGTTTTCATTTAAAGATATAGCTGTTAATGCAACAATTGGAGTTTCCATATCAAATTCTCTAATGTGTTGTGTTGCTATAGTCCCATTTATACCTAATAAATGAACGTCCATTAGCACCATATCAAATGTATTGGTTTTTAATAATTCTATAGCATCCTCTCCATTGTCTAGAATGGTGCAAAATATTTCTTTATTCAACAACATTTTTTGAGTGATCATTTGGTTGATTTTGTTGTCTTCTACTACCAATATTTTTTTGTTTTTAAATATTTCTGGATTGTAATTTTTAGTTAAAACGGTATTAGGTAGCGGTTTGTTATCAACTTTAAAATTCAATTCAAAAGAAAAAGCAGAACCTTTTCCGACGGCACTTTTTAGTCTTATCCGACCACCTAATATTCGAACTAGTTTTTTTACAATAGTAAGTCCCAATCCTGTCCCTCCAAATTTTCTGTTGATTTCTACTGATCCTTGAGAAAAACTTTCAAAAACAGTTTTTAGTTTGTCTGCAGGAATTCCAATTCCTGTATCAATGATTTGAAAATGTATTGTTGCGGTTTCATTTTGAAAACTTCTCAATCTTGCAATAACGCTAACTGTTCCGTTATTGGTGAATTTTAATGCATTGTTAATTAAATTCATGAAAATTTGAGACAATTTTGTAGGGTCTCCAATTAAGTTTTCAGGAACGGCTGTGTCAATTTTCAGAATAAATTTATTGTTATTTACCGTTGCTATTTCTTTGAGTGAGTTTTGGATGTCTCCTAATAACTGCTTGAGGTTGAAATTAATATGCTCCAGCTCTAATTTATTAGAGTCAATTTTGTTTATTTCTAATATATCATTGATAAAGTTCGTTAGGTAATTACCTGAAAATTTCAAGGACGATAAATAATGCATTTGGGTTTTCTTTGGATTTTCTTCCAGCAGTAAATGTGTAATTCCATTAATTGCATTCAATGGAGTTCGCAACTCGTGACTTACTGTTGATAGAAACTCCGATCGTGCTTTGGATGCTTCTTCAGCTCTATTTTTTGCGGCAATCAATTCATTGTTTTTTTCTTTTAATAATGAATTGGTTTGATTACGTATGATATTATTTTTGTACAGTGACAAACTCAAAAGTGACAAAATTGAAATGATTGCAATAGCAAGAATGCTAATAAGCTTAGAAAATTTATCTGCTTTTTCTTTTTCGCTATTTTCTCTTTCTAATAATAATTTTTCTTGTTTTCGTTGGGATTCTTTAAATATTTCATAATCATTAATGCCCAACTTTTCATCATTAGCAAGTAAAATGCTTTCTTTTAGATTTAGATGTTTTTTTAAGTATTTGTAAGCAGAGGATTTGTCGAGTAGCTTATCATAAACAGTACTTAAAGCAAGTAAAATATTTGATTTTTGATTAAGATTTTTAGTGGTATTGTTTAATTCAGCTGCCTTGTTGAAGTAATTTAAAGCAAGATTGTATCTTTTTCCTGAGGCTTCTATTGTTCCTATTTGATAGAGGGCTTCTGCTTTTGTGTT includes these proteins:
- a CDS encoding Nif3-like dinuclear metal center hexameric protein — protein: MSTIKEILSTLEEMAPLAYAEDFDNVGLIIGDEEAKATGVLVCHDALENVIDEAIAKKCNLVVSFHPIVFNGLKKITGKNYVERALLKAIKNDIAIYAVHTALDNHPEGVNKIFCDTLGLINTQVLIPKQNHIRKLVTYTIRDNSEKVRNALFEAGAGSIGNYDKCSFNSEGIFTYQGNEKSEPTIGERGVMSRGTETKIEVVYAKHLEAKIIKALRENHIYEEVATEIYNMKNTFNHIGLGMIGELEEPMTEKDFLIYAKDKMKANGIRHSAFIGKKIKKVAVLGGSGSFAIKNAIQAGADAFLTADLKYHQYYEAENQLLLADIGHFESERYTKEYIVDYLRKKIPNFAIILSEENTNPVKYL
- a CDS encoding tetratricopeptide repeat-containing hybrid sensor histidine kinase/response regulator, producing the protein MKYFLLCFVFFNSLLFSQNSIKIDSVAYYSKLVNENTKNNNYKDVLFYTQKSINFCKKNHKKEAEALQNYNLGKIYFDLNLYNDAIEVFNKSIILFNSISTKPNEKVANAYYFMGLSYIEKKKYNLAEICILKTEEIQKKLKINDPGDKINLQKGIIAKSTGNITLALSLFNAIIAKIENNNSSNTKAEALYQIGTIEASGKRYNLALNYFNKAAELNNTTKNLNQKSNILLALSTVYDKLLDKSSAYKYLKKHLNLKESILLANDEKLGINDYEIFKESQRKQEKLLLERENSEKEKADKFSKLISILAIAIISILSLLSLSLYKNNIIRNQTNSLLKEKNNELIAAKNRAEEASKARSEFLSTVSHELRTPLNAINGITHLLLEENPKKTQMHYLSSLKFSGNYLTNFINDILEINKIDSNKLELEHINFNLKQLLGDIQNSLKEIATVNNNKFILKIDTAVPENLIGDPTKLSQIFMNLINNALKFTNNGTVSVIARLRSFQNETATIHFQIIDTGIGIPADKLKTVFESFSQGSVEINRKFGGTGLGLTIVKKLVRILGGRIRLKSAVGKGSAFSFELNFKVDNKPLPNTVLTKNYNPEIFKNKKILVVEDNKINQMITQKMLLNKEIFCTILDNGEDAIELLKTNTFDMVLMDVHLLGINGTIATQHIREFDMETPIVALTAISLNENREMLLSFGMTDVITKPFVPENFYTILAQNFSNTTNLS
- a CDS encoding purine-nucleoside phosphorylase, with product MWDKVQETVSFISKKINFTPEYGVILGSGLGGFTKDIAIEFTLPYEEIPNFPVSTVQGHKGALVFGTIGNKKVVAMQGRFHFYEGYSMKEVTFPVRVMKYLGVKKLIVSNASGGVNPNYKVGSIVIINDHINFMPEHPLRGKNDERFGPRFVNMSQPYSIEMIEKVKNIALELNIEVHDGVYLGLQGPTFETLSEYRMVKILGADCVGMSTVPEVIVARHMELETFGVSIITDMGDAESILTISHDEVLEAAKGAEPHLRSLIKELIKRD
- a CDS encoding zinc ribbon domain-containing protein, which produces MANTKELSVEDKLRAIYDLQLIDSRIDEIRNVRGELPLEVEDLEDEVAGLSTRSEKLKSDLEVIENLIKEKKNAIDEHKEAVKKYTKQQESVRNNREFNSLTKEVEFQELEIQLAEKQIKEMKATIEHKKEVIATSKERLESKSSHLKHKKSELDAIMAETQKEEIFLTEKSAEFQALIEERLLVAYKRIRSSVRNGLAVVSIERGASAGSFFTIPPQTQVEIASRKKILIDEHSGRILVDSVLAEEEREKMEQLFSKF
- a CDS encoding tetratricopeptide repeat protein, which codes for MKKNYTIIGMLLLFAGTIQAQKSQIKSAEKEVNSGNPQDALIILKSIEYQVYNSKDEEKALFYYVQGNALLGLANKNVDEGKNLTLAAQSFQEINKVESESGKTNFYGQAKSTFKSLKEKLIKNAVSNSRQKKHIESATMFYEAYLLDQKDTINLYNTACAFVNGKDFISALKHYETLKSLNFSGIGNYYYAVNKATNIEERFLKMYDRDNSVSSGTHEKPRNVIGVSKRGEIYKNIALIYFQNGDKLKAKNAILDARNKNPEDNSLALAEAELCLESKDYVTYKKLVGTISKNNPNDLDLLFNLGILSTKANNTIEAENFYLKAIAIAPKDTKSYVNLSILKLESVKPINEDMDKLGTSPVEMKKYDLLKSKKEEIYKSTIPYLKKVIEIDPNDIETSQSLLSVYNALEMTTEYNELKAKLS
- a CDS encoding alpha/beta fold hydrolase; the protein is MNLKKSFRFLLVKSVGQYINLLSFVYPKKALHLSYTLFTNPRIGQLSEDKLPEILQNTIKETFHHNEDRFQTYTWKGNDTKILLVHGWESNSARWEKTLPHLQKSGSTIIAIDAPAHGQSSGKEFNVPRYTEFINKAVEKYKPSIIIGHSIGGAACVYHQYLHPETSIQKMVILGAPSDLKTLIQNYINMLSLNKKMFSLLEKRYLENFKIKLEDFSGGKFAKHIQIEGIIAHDTTDTIVNYKEGEKIANGWKKGKFITTKNLGHSMHDDTLYQEIYQFLFEAEK
- the lpxK gene encoding tetraacyldisaccharide 4'-kinase, yielding MNLLRKVLFPFAVLYGLITSIRNFLFDVGILKSYSFDLPVIAVGNLSVGGTGKTPQIEYLIRLITEKYKVATLSRGYKRKSEGFVLANSSSDALQLGDEPFQYHQKFATIQVAVDANRKNGIEQLLTQSNPPEVILLDDAFQHRKVKAGFYILLTSYGDLYCDDYMLPTGNLRESRIGVQRADIVIVTKCPSNLSLSEQNKIKKQLNLSSNQSLFFTFIEYEDVVFSGDKELKVADIIGLEKILLAGIAKPQSFFRHLKQENDVCLTYSDHHHFSESELQEIKIKANHKIIVTTEKDYVRLQGSILSEQLYYLPIKSSFLSEGDNFDKIILNYVGQSTRNR